Within Amycolatopsis sp. FDAARGOS 1241, the genomic segment ACCCCGAAGTGAAGATGCGCCACCACTCGCCACCGCCCAGAGTGGCGTAGGGCTGCAGCCAGCCGAGCTGTTCGAGGGGTGCGTTGCCGTTGTCCCAGATGCTCTTCGTCTGGAGCACGGTGATCAGGAAGAAGACAACGTTGATCGTGAGCAGAGTGCTCGTGACCACGAAGGATTTGGACAGCCGCGCCCCGGCGATCGTGCGCTGGCCGAGTCCCGAGTTCTGGTACTGCCGGTGCTGCTGACGCTGCTGCTGCGTCCCGGAGTGCACGCAGTCAGTGCACTGGAAGCCGACGGGCGCTTCACGCAGGCATTCGGGGCACGCCGGACGCCCGCAGCGCGCACAGCTGAGGCCGGTCGGGCGGTTGGGGTGCCACCAGCAACCGGGGAGCGCGGCCTGCGGCTGAACAGGGGGATTCGGCGGTTGGTTCACGATGCCACCAACCTACCGAAATCCCCCCGGTGCGGCCTCAGGCCTCGATGGTGACCTTCTCGATGACGACGTCGGCCAGCGGACGGTCCGCCGGGCCGGTCGCCGCGTGCGCGATGGCATCGACGACGTTGCGGGAGTCCTGGTCCGCGACCTCGCCGAAGATCGTGTGGCGGAAGTTCAGGTGCGTCGTGGGCGCGACGGTGATGAAGAACTGCGAGCCGTTGGTGCCCGGCCCGGCGTTGGCCATGGCCAGCAGGTACGGCTTGTTGAACTGCAGCTCGGGGTGGAACTCGTCGCCGAACTTGTACCCGGGCCCACCGCGGCCGGTGCCGGTTGGGTCGCCGCCCTGGATCATGAAGCCGTCGATGACGCGGTGGAAGATCGAACCGTCGTAGAACGGGCCGGAGTTCGTCCCCTGCGCGTTCGGCTGCGTGTACTCCTTCGAGCCGGTGGCGAGCCCGACGAAGTTCGCGACCGTCTTCGGCGCGTGGTCGGGGAGCAGGTTCACGTGGATGTCACCCTGATTGGTGTGCAGGGTGGCCTTGCGGGCGCTTTCAGTCACGCCGCCATCGTGCCATCCCTTCGCACATTTGGGGGGTTCAGGGGCGGCGCCGCGGGCGAAGCGACTGGTCTGACCGCAGGAAGAAGCCCCTTTCCTGAAGTTTCACCGGTTCCCGTTGGGGGAAGACACAGCGTTACGCCGGGAAAAAGGGCACGATAGGTTACAGGCAACGGAGCGATATCAAAACGATTGATGAGGTGAAGGCCATGACCCGGGCCGCAGATTCGGTGAGCGAGTCGGTGAAGTCCGGCGCGCTCGGCCTGCGCAAGCGAGCTACCGACGCGGGCAAGGCGGGTGCCGAAGCCGCCGCCAAGGCCGCCGAAGCCAGTGCCGAAGAGTTCGCGAAGCAGAGCCGCCGGGCCCGCAAGAAGCTCGCGAAGAAGACCGAGCTGACCCGCAAGGAGCTCAAGAAGAGCTCGGCCGCGGCCCGCAAGGAGGCCCTGGCCCGCATCGCGGAGCTGAAGAAGCCAGGCCGCAAGGCGAAGAAGGCCGCCATCAAGGCCGCGAAGTCGGCCGGCGAGTCGAAGCGCCGCGGCAAGAAGGACTTCAAGGCAGCGAAGAAGGACTTCCGGGCCGCTCTCGTCGAGGCGAAGGCGGCGGCCAAGGGCACGCGCAAGCGTCGCCGCTGGCCGTGGCTGCTCGGCCTGGGTGCCGTGGCCGTCGGCACCGCCGTGGCGCTGAAGTCGCGCCAGCAGGAGCCGCCGGTCGCCCCGGCGCCGCCGAAGGCCACCCCGCCGGCTCCCCCGGCCCAGCCCGCGTCGGAGACCACGCCGTCGCCCGCGAGCAACGGCAAGGCGCCGAGCACGCCGGCCGCCGAGAAGAAGAACTGAGGACGAGAAGAGGGCCCCGGGACTGCACCCCGGGGCCCTCTTCCGTTGTCGCCTAGGCGGTTCAGGCCATCGCGGCGTGCTTGTCGATCAGCTGGCCGAGGCGGGGCAGCGCCTCCTCGACGTTCTTCTTGCCGTTCGGGCGCAGCTTGGAGTAGACCTTCTTGATGCTGTCGCGGCTGCTGCGCTCAGCGCGCGAGTCGGTGACGCTCAGCAGCGCGTCGGCGGCCGCGTCGGAGCGGCTGGTCAGGTAGGCGCCGAAGTCGTTGCCGCCCTGGGCCCGGTAGTCGCCGTAGAACGGCTCGAGCGCACCGGCGAAGTCGTCCAGCAGGCTGTCGACCGCCGAGGGGATGATGCCCGGCTTGATCTTCTTGACGGCAGCGAAGCCCGTCTTCACGACGGCGCCGGAAACCCCGCCCTTGTCGGAGACCTCGGCGTCGACCAGACCCTCGAGGTCGGTCACGACCGACGGGCGCCGGCTGGAGTCGAGCAGGATTTCCTTGAGGGTGTCAGCCACGAATCTTGTCCTTGTCGTCGAGATGGCGAAGTGCTGGTGGTGCCGGACGGGCACCCGCCCGCGCGAGTGCTCCTGGCCTGCGCGTGCCGCATAGGGTAATACAAGATCAACTTCACTCACCCATGCGGAGGTCACTACTCAGAGTTCGAGGGCCGCGATAGCCTTCTTCGCCACTGTGCGTGCCTTGATGCTCTGCTTCTGGTTACTGGTCACGATGACCGCGTCGCCCCCCTTCGCGACGGCGTACACCACTCCGTCACCGGTCGGCTGGTAGCCGCCCTTCCAGCCCGCGGGGTCCGACGCGGGGTTCGACGTGTCGACGGGAGCGGCCCGGTTGACCAGCTTCGTCGCGACGTCCTGGCTGCCCACGTAGACCTGGACGGTCACCTGCAGGCCACCGTCGGGCCGGTAGAAGAAGCACGCGGGGTGCGGCTCGTCGGCGGACACGCGCACGGTCGTCACGTGCTGGCCGTTCGCGTCCTGCACCGTCTCGGCCGAGAGGTATGGGCACTTCGCTTCGCGCGCGGGCTGGGGGTCAGGCGGGAGACCGGGGGCCGGGGCCTTGGACGTCGCCGCGGACGGGGGTTCGGGCTGGGGCGTCCCGGTGATCGGGGTCGGCGCGCCGCAGCCGGCGAGCAGCACCACGGCGGGCGCGAGAGCGAGGATTCGTCGCATAGCGCGCACAGTCAATCATGTCCAGTCACACGAGAGTGAAGTGTGAAAGGGTCGAGTTTCAGTGAGTAAGGGAGACATCACCCATTGTGGTTAAAGTTCGAGTGTTGGTCTACCTACCCTGACGGTCGCGTATTTCCGACTGCCAGGGAGATGACAGCCGTGAAACTCTTCGACCGGGGGCGTGACCACGTCCTCACACTCTTCCGCATCGTGCTCGGGTTCCTGTTCTTCTGCCACGGCGCTTCGATGGTCTTCGGGCTGTGGGGCCACCACGCCGCACCGACCGGCCAGTGGCCCGGGTGGTGGGCAGCGCTGATCCAGCTCGTCGGCGGCGCGCTCGTCGCGCTGGGGATCGGCACGCGCGCCGCCGCCGTGATCTGCTCCGGTTCCAGGGCTTTCGCGTACTTCGCCGTGCACGCCGGCTCGGCCGTGCTGCCCATCGAGAACGGCGGCGAGCAGGCCGCGATCTTCGCGTGGGCGTTCCTGCTGCTCGCCTTCACCGGCGGCGGCACCTGGTCGCTCGCCGACGCCTTCCGCCGCGCGCCGCTGCCCGCGAGCTGAGTCCCCACCGCCTGGCGTGCGACGATGGACACCGGGCGGTTTTCTCGGTTTTGGGGAGTTCGGCTTGTTCACTCCGGAGCAGTACCTGCAGGTGGTCGCCGAACGCGTGCAGCGCAGCGGCGGGCAGCTCAACACCGTCCAGATCGGACCGGTGACCGCCGCCGTGGGCCTGTTCGCGGAGTCGATCATGTTGTCCACCATGAACTTCTGCGTCGTCGCGGCCGCGTACCCGGAGATCGACGCGCAGACGTTGGTCCAGTTCACCGGGCTCGCCACGCAGCACGCCCGGGCCAACGTGCAGGGCACCATCGGCTGGACCGCCGCGTCGGTCGTCATCGCGGGCCTCGTGGGCCGCGTCCACCCCGACGCCGCCGCGGCCGCCTCGGCCAAGTCCGCCAACCAGTTCGGCGGCGAAACCCGCATGGTCGCCGTCGACCCGTACGCCGGCCTGACCTACGCCTGGGCGGGCGGGAAGTTCTGGGGCGCGGCCGTGCAGGGGTCGGTGAACGCGAAGCTGCTGTTCTGCTTTCCGCAACCGGCGGAGGCTTACCAGCAGGTGCTGTGGCAGGCGCAGTGGCAAGCCAGGCAAGCGGGCGATGCTGCTCCTCAAGGCGGCTACGGCCAGGCGCCCGCGCCTGGCGCCCCCGGTCCAGGCGGCTTCCCCGGCCGGCAGATCCCGCCCGGCTGGCAAGCTCAGACGCCGCCGCCTCCGGCCGCCGGCCCACCCGGGCCCCAGCCGCCGCACTACCCGCCACCGGGCCATCCGCCGTACGGTCAGTGACATGATCTCCCTGCGCGGCTGGCAATCCTTCCCGGAAGACCTCCCGTCCTTCGACCCGGACACGGCCCCGGACACCCCGGAAGACTTGTTCCTCGAGTGGCTGACCGAGGCCGGCGAACACGTCCTCGCGCCCCACGCCGTCACCCTGTCCACAGTGGATGAGGACGGCTTCCCGGACGCCCGCGTGGTGATCCTCAAGGACGTGGAACCCGACGGCTGGGCGGTCGCCACCAGCTCCGAAAGCCCAAAGGGCCGGCAGCTCGCGGGCGACCCGCGCGCCGCCCTCACCTTCTTCTGGCCCGGCCGCGGCCGCCAGGTCCGCGTGCGGGGCACCTTCCGGCAGGCCACCCCCGAAGTCTCCGCGGCCGATTTCCTGGCCCGCCCGCCGGCCTCCCGCGTCGAGGCGTTCATCGGCCACCAGTCGGAAGTCCTCCCGGACCCCGCCAAACTCACCGAAGCCGCCGAGGCCGCGGAGCTCTGGGTCGCCGAAAATCCCGACACCGCCCCGGAAACCTGGACGCGCTACCTCCTGACGCCCACGACGGTCGAATTCTGGCAAGCCTCCCACGACCGCCGCCACCTGCGCGTGCGCTACCACCGCGACGGCGGCACCTGGACCCACGACCGCCTCTGGCCCTGACCCGCAACCGCCCACCAGCTTGCGGGCGCCGAAGCCTTCTGCGCCCGCAACCCGATCGAGCCCGAACCCGGCCGACCCACGCACTCCGGGCCGGCGTCTGACACCGCCGACCCCGGCCGGACCCACCCGGGCGCGGCCCCGGTTGTACCGCACACTCCAGCGCCCCCTCCGGCGCGGACCTCAGCCCGCCGCCACTTCCCGAACGCGCACTCGCCCCTCACCGCGCACTCCCCCTTCGGCCCGGCAGAACAGGCCCCCGCCCGCCTCAGGGGGGCGTCCCCGACTCCATTTTACCGAGGTGAGGCCCCAAAAACCGGCACCGGCTGAACCTGTGGAGAACCGTCGTGACAGAAGGTCGGGTGTGGACAAGTCGGAGGGTTCGGTGGCAAGAGCCAAAGAGATTTGCTAACGGCGGCCGCCAGCACGAGCGTCCGGTGCCGCCGGCGCCGAAAAGTAGTGCGGAGTGCGGGCCGGGTGAAAGCCGCAGGAAGACGTTGAGGAGCGCCAGCACGCCGTCCGCGCGCAACCGCACGCGGAAGTGCTCGGGCAGGTGCGGGCGGACCGGCTCGGGGATCAGCCACGGGGTCAGGTCGGCGTGCTCGGTGAAGGCCGGCGACGGCAGGCCGAGCTCCAGCGCCCGCTCGCACGAGCGGACCATCGATCCGGTGACCGTGTCCCACGACCACTCGGTGTGGACGTGACTGTCCTGGGGCAGCACGCCACCGACACTACGAGTTGGCCCGCAGCACCGAAACCGCGCCAACGGTGGCGTAGCCGCGCCATTCGAGCGACGCCTGGGGCGAGTAACTCGCGAAGTCGACGCTCCAGCCGCCGTCGTCGTGCTGCTGGGACTCGAGACGGGTGAGCTCGGCAGTGATCGCGGCGGGGTCGAACAGCTTGCGCGCGGGGCCCGGGAGCGGCGAGAAGTTGAGCGGGCGCAGCACCTCGCCGGCGCGGCCGCCGGCGACGGAGACGATCCCGTCGGGCGGTAGGAACCGGCCGAGGTGGTCGAGAAGTTCGCCCGCCTCCGGCCGCGTCGCGTGCGCGGCGTCGAGGAACCGGATCGCGAACGACAGCTCGATCGCGTGCGGCTGCGTCTCCACGCGGCGGACGGCTTCCAGGCACGTCTCCGTCGCGGCCCGCACCCACGGGTGTTCCGCCACCGCCTTGTCGTGCCGCGCGACGCGCAACGCCGTGGAAGCGACGAAGGCCGTGCTCTGCAGGGAGAACTTCGCCGGGTCGGCGTCCGTCCAAAATGGAGCGCTGCCCGCGCGGTCCGCCACGGGGAACGCGAACGGCAACCCGCCGCCCGCGAGCGAAACGGACTCCAGCCAGTCGCACAGCTCCACCGCCAGCGGCGTCGTCGCCGGCGCGATGTCCTCGAACACCTCGAACGCGTGCAGCGCCCCGCCGGGCTGGCTCTCCGGCGCGCGCAGGTCGGGTTCGAGGCCCCAGCCGTACCCGCCGTCGGCGTTGCGGTACGCCGCGACGGCCGCGAGCACGGCGTCCGCATCACCGTCGCCGAAGAGCAGCTCGAAGCGGCGGCGGTCGAGCAACCGCCCGTGCGTGGCGAGGAAGGACGCGGCAGCGGCGAGGTTCACAGTCATACGATCACCGTCGCACGCCGCGACGGGCTCGTCTTGAACAGTTCGGACACCGGGGGACCGCTCATGACCGAAGACCTCATCCGCGCACTTCTGCGCGAGCAGCACCCCGACCTCGCCGACCGGCCGCTGCAACGCGCCGCCACCGGCTGGGACAACCAGCTCTGGCGCCTCGGCGACGACCTGGCCGTCCGCCTCCCCTTCGCGACCGAACGCGCGTCCGGCCTGCTCGCCAAGGAACGCCGCTGGCTGCCGTCGCTGGCCCCACACCTCCCCTTGCCGGTTCCGACGCCCGTTCGCCTCGGCCGGCCGGCCGAACGGTTCCCGAAACACTGGACCGTCGTCACCTGGGTGCCCGGCGAGCCCGCCGACGGCGTCCCGATCACCCGCGCCGACGCCGCCGGCGCCCTCGCCGCGTTCCTCACCGCGCTCCACCGCGAAGCACCCGCCGACGCCCCGACCCACTCCGACCGCGGCGGCCCACTCGCGCTCTTCACCGCCACCCTCGACAGCCCGCCCCACCGCGAGATCTGGGCCGACGCCGTCGCCGCCCCCTGCCTGGCAGGGCCCACCGGTCTGGCTCCACGCCGACCTCCACCCGGCGAACGTCGTCGTGCGCGACGGCACCCTCACCGGCATCCTCGACTTCGGCGAACTCTGCGCCGGCGACCCCGCGACCGACCTCGCCGCCGCCTGGGTCCTCCTCCCCGACCCGACGCGGTTCTTCACCGCGTACGCCACCGACGACGCGACCTTCCGGCGCGCCCGCGGCTGGGCCCTGCTGACCGCATCCCGCCTCATCGCCATCGGCGAAGCCGGCCCCCCGGGCGGCAAGCCGAGCTGGGCTCCGGCCGGCCGCGCGGCTTTGGCGCGGATTCGCGCCTGACGCGGCGGGTGGCGGCGGGTGGCGTCGGTGGCGTCGGATGACGGCGGATCGAAGCGCTCGATGCCGCCGGAGAAACGCCGGCGGCAGGTCTGCAGGCGTCCGTCAGGCCTGTGGCAGCACGGGCGCCAAGCCGTGCGACAGCAGGTCGAAGGCCTGTTCGGCCGCGGCGACAGCGCCGGGGTAGGCAGTGGTGGCGGGGACGCCGGTGGCCACGCGGTCGTGGTTCTCCATGGAGAGCCGCCACTGGACGGAGGCGATCTGGGCGGCGGCGAGGCGCGCGGTGAGAGGTGCGACGCCCGGCAGATCGCCCAGTTCGGCGGCGAGCGCGTGTTCGGCGCTCTCTCGGAAGCGCAGCATGCCGGCGACCAGGCTGGGGGTGCTCGTGATCAGGCGGTAAAGCGCCAGGACCT encodes:
- a CDS encoding peptidylprolyl isomerase; the encoded protein is MTESARKATLHTNQGDIHVNLLPDHAPKTVANFVGLATGSKEYTQPNAQGTNSGPFYDGSIFHRVIDGFMIQGGDPTGTGRGGPGYKFGDEFHPELQFNKPYLLAMANAGPGTNGSQFFITVAPTTHLNFRHTIFGEVADQDSRNVVDAIAHAATGPADRPLADVVIEKVTIEA
- a CDS encoding DUF2020 domain-containing protein translates to MRRILALAPAVVLLAGCGAPTPITGTPQPEPPSAATSKAPAPGLPPDPQPAREAKCPYLSAETVQDANGQHVTTVRVSADEPHPACFFYRPDGGLQVTVQVYVGSQDVATKLVNRAAPVDTSNPASDPAGWKGGYQPTGDGVVYAVAKGGDAVIVTSNQKQSIKARTVAKKAIAALEL
- a CDS encoding DoxX family protein; this translates as MKLFDRGRDHVLTLFRIVLGFLFFCHGASMVFGLWGHHAAPTGQWPGWWAALIQLVGGALVALGIGTRAAAVICSGSRAFAYFAVHAGSAVLPIENGGEQAAIFAWAFLLLAFTGGGTWSLADAFRRAPLPAS
- a CDS encoding pyridoxal 5'-phosphate synthase, translated to MISLRGWQSFPEDLPSFDPDTAPDTPEDLFLEWLTEAGEHVLAPHAVTLSTVDEDGFPDARVVILKDVEPDGWAVATSSESPKGRQLAGDPRAALTFFWPGRGRQVRVRGTFRQATPEVSAADFLARPPASRVEAFIGHQSEVLPDPAKLTEAAEAAELWVAENPDTAPETWTRYLLTPTTVEFWQASHDRRHLRVRYHRDGGTWTHDRLWP
- a CDS encoding phosphotransferase gives rise to the protein MRDGTLTGILDFGELCAGDPATDLAAAWVLLPDPTRFFTAYATDDATFRRARGWALLTASRLIAIGEAGPPGGKPSWAPAGRAALARIRA